From the Desulfovibrio sp. Huiquan2017 genome, the window CTCGGACGGCGACCGAAGATGAGATAGCGGCCAAGGTGAAAAGCCGGGGAGCATGGGTCCTTAAGCAGCAGAGGATCTTCGCGGCCTATCCCCCGGCCATCCCGGCCAGGCGATATGTCTCCGGCGAGGAAGTCAGGTATCTGGGACGGCAATATCGGTTGAAGCTGCTGGTTGGTCTCGAACGTTCAGCCAAGCTCAAGGGAGCGCATCTGGAAGTGACCCTCCTGGCCCAGGATGGCGCAGATGTGGCCAAGAAACTGGTGGATGCCTGGCTTCGTGATCGGGCGGATGCGATTTTCCATTCCCTGATGGGATCGTGTGTGGAAAGGGCCTCTGGGGTTGGCATGAAAACCGTTCCAGAGTGGCGAATGCTTCGGATGCTGAAGCGTTGGGGAAGCTGTACCAATAGCGGTACGATCATCCTGAACCCCGAGCTCGTCGCAGCGCCGAAGGATTGCATCGAGTACGTGATTTCCCACGAACTTTGCCATTTGCGTGTCAGGAACCACTCGGCAGCGTTTTATAGGCTGTTGTCCCGAGTCGTCCCAAAATGGGAACACCTTAGGATGAAGTTGAATCGGGCAGTTGAGCTTCGTCTCGAATATTGATGCAGAATATTCGGATCGCTATTTAACATATCGAATAGGTGCCCAGTTGTTGTAGAAAAGATCGCACTACCTAATGGTCTAATCCCTAGGAGTTGTCTCCAGGGACGTACATTTTTATTTGATTGTTTTCGAATACAAATTTTCCATCCGGTTCACGAACGCCGGCTGGTAGCTGCGCCACTTCTGATTGCAGTTCTCTCGCAGCTCTGTGAACATCTTTGAATTTGGGTTCCACCATGTTTTCGAGGAATTGAATTGTTTTATGCTTAATTTCCCCCTTGAGGCCGGACACGTCCCGTTTCAATTTTTTGATGTCCTGAAGGTGAGCTTCTGAGAGGTTACAAAGAGAAACAACTTCATCCGTCAGCAACTCTCTTGTCCGGTCGAACGCATCAAAAGCAGCCACTATAGAGACAGCGCCATCCTTTTTATCAATATCAACCCCTTCTATTTTCATGGGATTATTCCCACCATTTGCGATCAAGTTGGCATTGTAGTTCACCACACTCATAAGTTTTTTCAATGCATATCGCATAGCATTCCCATCGTTAACGAGCCCATTAATATTGCGCATATTTTGGTAATGGGTGGAAAGGCTTGAAGCATGAATTTTAACATTACGCATTGACGAATCGATGATTTCAGCAGACAACCTCATCCGGTTTATTTCGCTTTGAACAGCTAACAACTGGTAAGATTCACGAATACTTTTTGCGTTCTTTTCAATTCTTTCGTCATGCTCAGATAGTCTGGATTCCATGTCGACAGAGGGAAGGTTGACAAAATCAGGGGCACACGCATCGCTATTTGGGTCCCCACTGCAGTCGTCCATGACCCTTTTTAATCGGTCGTATACGATTACAGTTCTCTCATCAGAGATTATTTCGTAGACTTTTTTTACGACTTTCTTGACTGCTGATCCGATCGTTTTGATCCCATCCCAGAGATCGGAGAACATTCCCATAGGTCCCTCACAAAAATGCAATAGATTGGCTTTCCGACGATTGGCGATAGCGAGTGTCGCTCAAATCTGAGGCACGTGAAACATAAATTAGTACCAGTTAGTCGTAATAATAGATCCAAGTCAATGGCTGTGCCCGGTCATGAAGAAATGGTCCAAGAATATTTACTTTTCCCCTAGAATCCTGTCCCATGCTGCAATGTGGTTTCGGAATCCGTACTCGACCATCTCGAATTTCCTGCCCATTTTTTTGGCTGCAACCCCAAGCGTTCCGGTGCCAGCGAAGGGATCAAGAATGGTGTCGCCTTCTTTGCTCAATGCGGCAACCAGATCTTCGACCACTTTCAGTGGTTTTTGTGTGGGATGAAGGGCTTTTTCGCCTTTTTTCTCTGACCACTCTTCGTCGGGGTCAGGCATCAGCCGTTCTTTCCCCGATGTTTTCCCAGTGACCATATGATTTTTGTAGTATTTTTGATCATCGAAAAATGAGTCTTCCGAGCACGCATGCAACCCAAGTTCGAAGCTCTCCTGAAACATACCCTTGTTGAACCCGACAGAGTCGGGCTTGCACCAGGCAAACTTGCGCAGTTTAGGGAAGTAGCGCGAAAGCTCCCGATACCAATCGCCGAATTGAAAATCCGAGCAAAATACAAAGACATTGCCGCCAGGTTTCAGAACACGATGGAATTGATAAGCCAGAACGTCGATCCGCAGCTTTTTGCAATCCCAATCCTTGCCGGCAATTCCGATCTCGTAAGGTGGGTCTGTGATTATGGCCTCGTACCTGTGAGCAGGGCAATTCCCCAAAAATAGAAATGCGTCATTGTTGTGAATGTCGCCATCTTTAGACGACGAGGTTGCCCCAAGATGGTCTTGTTTCCGTAAATCAATCACGAGTCACCTGCCACCGGTTCCCCATATGTTGGCTTTTGGTTCTTCAAGATAAATTCCCGCATTCGATCAAGCGATTTTGAGCTCAGTCCCGGATTGAGAATTTTGCGGCGTTTGGCTCGTAGTTTCGCGTCGTTCGTCGAGTGGCACTGATCGGCTGCATGGGCCATTTCCGGGTCATTTTCCAGTATGCTCATGAGCGCCCGATAAGTGTCGTTGTGCATGGCGACGAGAACAATTCGAACGAACTCCGGCACAGGAAGATCATAGGCTAGGGAGAAGTCCAGTACCCGATCCAGCGGAATCGAAGCGTTCCCCTTTTCAATCTGGGATATAAACGAGCTGGTGCACCCCAACTTCTGGGCGACCCATCTGAGGGGCTTGCCCTGAGCCTCCCGCACAATCTTCAGATAAAGCCCGACTTCTTCCTTCAGCAATTGTTCCGGGGTCTTCACAGGGGTGAGGTCAACGACATCATCTTCAGCCATGGTTAATCAACCACCTTGTTAACAGGATTAAGCAACTAGTTACTTAGCAAGGTTAATAAATAAGTTGATAATCAGTAGCAAGGGTTTTGTTACTTCTTGGGGTGGATGCGTGAGCAGGGACATGAGAATATCCCTTGAGCCGGAGTCGAACCCGCCATCCCTCTCACCGTCGCCTGCGGTAATCACGGCGCAAGTAAAGTCGTCGGGGCAAGGCCGGACCGCGAAGCGTCCGCCCGCAGGGCTTGCCTTGCCCCGGCGGCTGCTTGCGTCACGCTCGCGGCAAAATGGGTGGGAGGGGCAGAAACCCTGCCGCCGGAGCTTGCGCGAAGGTTTTGCGGCGTCATAGGGTGGGGTATATCCACCGGATAATTCCGTAACCCAAAGGAGGTGAAACGCACTTACCGCGCGTCATAAGTTCACGACGTTAGTCTGAACTGATGACGCATGAAGAAGCCTTGAGCTTCAACGATCCACGCGCCGTTTTCCAAACAAACGGCCATTTCAGAATCCAAACACGCAGGCTGTAACGCAGCACCCGCCGATGGTGGAATGGCAAGTATCTACGCTTGTCATTGCCGCACTTCCCCTACGGCTGCCATCCAATCCGCAAGACGTACGCGCTTGCGGGGCAGCACCCCTTATTGACTGGGTCTTCCGGAATCTTCTTCCAATGGGAAACGGGCATTCATTCTTCCCTTAGCTGGTGATGCGTGGCGGGTTTACCGCCACAGGCAGGTCTTTCCCGGCTGACGGGAAAAGTCCGATCTGCTTGGTCCCGGGGCACTGCCCCGAACCTTTAACGGAAGGAGAATTCCAATGGGAAAATCCGACAGCCTCAAGTTTGCGGCGAACCGGGCAACTTTGTCCGGGCCAAAATCGAAACAACACCGAATCCGCCAGACGGCCCGCCATTTCGTCGATGTTTTGCGCCAGGCGAACATGGGGGTCGAGAAGTGGACCAAGGTGACAAACAGGCACTTCCAGAGCGTGGCGGACACCATGCGTGCGGACGGCGTGGGCGACGGCAGGATTGCCGAAGTCTTCACCGCTGCCCGCCACGTCTGCCGAGCCTACGAGAACGACAATATCAGCAATAGCAACGCGACCTTCGGGGTGCGGCGCGGCTCCATCGCCAATCAGGCGTCCCGCGCGGTCATCCCGGATATGGTGAAAGAATCCCTGGCCAGCATGCGGAACGACGCGTCGTTCCGGCATGCCGGCCGGGCGGCGGCTCAGATCGAGCTGATGTATGAGCTCGGGCTGCGTCGGGAAGAATCAGCCAAGCTGGACCTGCCCAACGATTGGGACCGGGAAAACCATAGCCTTCTCGTTCAGTACGGGACAAAGGGCGGCAGGCCTCGGACCCTGCATGGTCTGTCCCGGCAACAGGAAGCGGCTCTTGAACGAGCCGAGGAATACGTGTCCCCCTCCAACAGGAAGGGTCTCCACAACCTCATGCCCGAGGGCATGGGCGACAACTGGCTGCACCGGCTGGACTATGCGGCCAGGAAACACGGCCTTGCCGGTAAGAATGCCGGAGGAACCTTGCACGGTCTTCGGCACGAAAGGTTTCATCAAATGTATGTGAATCACGCGGGCTTTGAGCCGCCCAACCAGCACGAGAGCGTGCAGGTGTTCCAGGAGGCAGCCCAGGCAACGGTCGGGGACGAATGGCCCCGGCTTGACAACGAAGCGCGAGACGCCATCGAGGAAGCGGCAGGGCATTCCCCCGGTCGCCGTGACATATCGAACGCCTATCTGGGCAGTTCCTATTAGATGCGGCCCCGCCATTTCTTGGCGGGGTCGTTTTTTTATTCTTTTCCCCCTCCAGCCGTTTGACTTTGCACATGCCGGGAGTGTTGAACTGGTGTGTTGAGCGTCAGGATGTCCGGCTCGACGAAACCGGTTGAAGGTCGTGAACGTGGATAGTGTGTTAACGGTTAAACAAGTTGCCCAGCTTTTGGGAATTTCCGAAAGCCTTGTCAGGCGTCGCGATATGAAGGTTCGTTTGAAGGCCTTCATTGTCGGAACGCGTGGAATCCGCTTCCTTCGGGAAAACGTGGAGGCTTACCGGGCACGGAACACCGTTGGGGAATCGGACCAGCCAGACGATATCCCCATGCCTAAAAAACGGCAGCGGAAGAATTTGACCGACAAACACAAGCTATGGCAGCGTGAATCCCGGTAAGCGGCCTTCCCTATTAAGGAGAAAGGACAATGCCTTACAAGGAAAAAAGACGGTGGCGTGGGTCCGTGC encodes:
- a CDS encoding site-specific DNA-methyltransferase; protein product: MIDLRKQDHLGATSSSKDGDIHNNDAFLFLGNCPAHRYEAIITDPPYEIGIAGKDWDCKKLRIDVLAYQFHRVLKPGGNVFVFCSDFQFGDWYRELSRYFPKLRKFAWCKPDSVGFNKGMFQESFELGLHACSEDSFFDDQKYYKNHMVTGKTSGKERLMPDPDEEWSEKKGEKALHPTQKPLKVVEDLVAALSKEGDTILDPFAGTGTLGVAAKKMGRKFEMVEYGFRNHIAAWDRILGEK
- a CDS encoding integrase domain-containing protein, whose protein sequence is MGKSDSLKFAANRATLSGPKSKQHRIRQTARHFVDVLRQANMGVEKWTKVTNRHFQSVADTMRADGVGDGRIAEVFTAARHVCRAYENDNISNSNATFGVRRGSIANQASRAVIPDMVKESLASMRNDASFRHAGRAAAQIELMYELGLRREESAKLDLPNDWDRENHSLLVQYGTKGGRPRTLHGLSRQQEAALERAEEYVSPSNRKGLHNLMPEGMGDNWLHRLDYAARKHGLAGKNAGGTLHGLRHERFHQMYVNHAGFEPPNQHESVQVFQEAAQATVGDEWPRLDNEARDAIEEAAGHSPGRRDISNAYLGSSY
- a CDS encoding helix-turn-helix transcriptional regulator, which codes for MAEDDVVDLTPVKTPEQLLKEEVGLYLKIVREAQGKPLRWVAQKLGCTSSFISQIEKGNASIPLDRVLDFSLAYDLPVPEFVRIVLVAMHNDTYRALMSILENDPEMAHAADQCHSTNDAKLRAKRRKILNPGLSSKSLDRMREFILKNQKPTYGEPVAGDS
- a CDS encoding SprT family zinc-dependent metalloprotease, which gives rise to MPDLPARGSVHYGTTRIDYSIRPATRKTLAIHVFPDGSVVTDAPRTATEDEIAAKVKSRGAWVLKQQRIFAAYPPAIPARRYVSGEEVRYLGRQYRLKLLVGLERSAKLKGAHLEVTLLAQDGADVAKKLVDAWLRDRADAIFHSLMGSCVERASGVGMKTVPEWRMLRMLKRWGSCTNSGTIILNPELVAAPKDCIEYVISHELCHLRVRNHSAAFYRLLSRVVPKWEHLRMKLNRAVELRLEY
- a CDS encoding helix-turn-helix domain-containing protein yields the protein MLTVKQVAQLLGISESLVRRRDMKVRLKAFIVGTRGIRFLRENVEAYRARNTVGESDQPDDIPMPKKRQRKNLTDKHKLWQRESR